TATTAAAGCCAGCACTTCGCTTTCATTAAAGGCAGAGTAAAATACAGCAAGATAGCCACAAATCTAATAATAATGGAAACTCAAACAAAGAATTATGCATCAGACTGAGGAATACCACCCTGGTCCTCATTATAATTCACGCGTTGTTTGTTTAATgcaggggaagaaagaaaaaaataaggagatttaaaaaaaaaaaagtggcaatTTGCCAGCTCACCTGGACACATTTTCTGGAATGTACTCTAGAACTGGATACCCATCACCTCTTCTGGATGCCAACTCCGAATGCGACTTCCAGGTCTCCACGAGCGTGCtgacagcagggaaggagctcaAGTGCTGAAATGTCTGCTCTCGAGCCACCGGCCGCGACAAGGATATCGTGCCCTGGGCACCGATCCTGTAGTGAAATGACTGTCCACCTGAATTTACCCCCACAATGGCAGAGGATGGTATACTGTTCTCTTGGTAATAGCTGCCATCGTCAGGCTCCTGCTTAATCCCCACACGTAGGCCTGGATTTGGAAAACTGCTACCTTCACAATTTCCATCGAATGAAGAAACAGGTGGTCCTAAAATCCCAGAAAGAGAGTAATAGTCTTTGTCAtccataaaagaaaaatacgAGCCATCTGTAAATGGGAAAGGATTTACTGTTTGATTCCCTTTAAAGGAGGCACCAGAACAAGGATGTTTGGCCGACTCTTGCTTCACTGGTACTGGAAAGGGAGAATCTGAGTTTATTTTGCTGCTGCCGCTGTCGCCAATGCAGGCGCTGCCAAAGGACCCGTCTGGCTCGGGCTTTATGAACTGAACAAGGTTCATCTGGCTGTTGTTGGAGATGGCGTTCTCCATTTCCTCCATCTTAGGAAACGTGAGTTCTTGAGCACCCTTGTCTTTTGTTTCTGGACTGGGAACGGTGTCTTGGCTTCTGCTAGGCCCCACTGGCGTGCCGGAAGGCGGGAACCCTATGGAGTTGTTAACGGGGCTACAGATGGATGATCCCACAGTGCTAACCGCTGGACTAGAACGCGTGGACCTGTTATTGGCATTGGAAGGGCTGGCAATGGAGCTCCTGGAGTTCAGGTTTGCAGGACTGGACACAGAAGATCGCATAGTGATATTGTTGGGACTCGAGACGGGAGATTTCACGCTGCAGtggctgggagggctggagaTCGGCGACTTCATGCTACTGATAGGGCTGGAAAGCGGAGAGCCGACGTTGCTGACGTGCGCGGGGCTGTGCAGCATGGAGCCGCGGCTCTCAACGTTGGGCGAGCGCGACAGAGGGGTGCCCTGCCCCATGGGGCTGTGCATGGCAAAATTCCCAAAGCCAGCGGTGGTTGAGGACATGGAGTTAACTCCCGCAGGACTACACACTGAAGAGGCCATGTTCTGAGGGCTGCAGCCTGAGGGGCTTTTCTCTTGACACATGATGGGGCTTTTGACAATCGTGTGCATGGCACCGCCGTTCACAGCGCTCCCAGAGTCCGACATCAGAGACCTCAAGGGCCTGCTGGCACTGTGGAGGGGAGAGGAGCAATGGCCATTCTCCTTGTAGAGCTTCACCAGCTGCTCCACGTTCTGGTATATCTTTCCTGGGCTCCCCTGGTTCTGCTGATCGTAGTGGTAATCGGCGTCTCGTATCGAATCCATGTACAAACCCATGGATTCGGCCACCGTTGCCGACAGCTCCTTGGACTCTGTTTCGGTTTTGATGTCAGAGCGCAGGAGGCCAGGCTGGCTGTTGtcttgctgcaggcaggagagtAGCTCAGGTTTTTCTTTGCCGTTTCCTTGAGCGCTGCTGTTTGCGAAAGTGCCGGCGGCGCAGCTGACGTTTACAATCTCCATGTAGTTACTGTCATCAGTCTGCTCTCCAGCACCTATGGAAGAATACTCCACAGACTGAGAAACTTGACCCCACCGTCTCTCCATATCTAAGCCTTCTGGGTAGCTGTGGTATCCTTTTGTCTCCATAACTAGCAAAGACAtatataaaaaagtaaaattaatgaCAGGACAGTGTGACTTCCTAAGGAAATTTCCTAATTTCCTAAGGAAAACAAGGCGTATCCGCTTTCTCTGTCTATCCTCCTCTCTCGCTCTGCCTGCCAGTCCCATTTCCCTGCCCCATCCATCATCTCTCAACCATTTGTCCAATTTCAATCAAACCGAGGGAA
This sequence is a window from Melospiza georgiana isolate bMelGeo1 chromosome 5, bMelGeo1.pri, whole genome shotgun sequence. Protein-coding genes within it:
- the NR3C2 gene encoding mineralocorticoid receptor isoform X1, which codes for MSLLVMETKGYHSYPEGLDMERRWGQVSQSVEYSSIGAGEQTDDSNYMEIVNVSCAAGTFANSSAQGNGKEKPELLSCLQQDNSQPGLLRSDIKTETESKELSATVAESMGLYMDSIRDADYHYDQQNQGSPGKIYQNVEQLVKLYKENGHCSSPLHSASRPLRSLMSDSGSAVNGGAMHTIVKSPIMCQEKSPSGCSPQNMASSVCSPAGVNSMSSTTAGFGNFAMHSPMGQGTPLSRSPNVESRGSMLHSPAHVSNVGSPLSSPISSMKSPISSPPSHCSVKSPVSSPNNITMRSSVSSPANLNSRSSIASPSNANNRSTRSSPAVSTVGSSICSPVNNSIGFPPSGTPVGPSRSQDTVPSPETKDKGAQELTFPKMEEMENAISNNSQMNLVQFIKPEPDGSFGSACIGDSGSSKINSDSPFPVPVKQESAKHPCSGASFKGNQTVNPFPFTDGSYFSFMDDKDYYSLSGILGPPVSSFDGNCEGSSFPNPGLRVGIKQEPDDGSYYQENSIPSSAIVGVNSGGQSFHYRIGAQGTISLSRPVAREQTFQHLSSFPAVSTLVETWKSHSELASRRGDGYPVLEYIPENVSSSSLRSVSTGSSRPSKVCLVCGDEASGCHYGVVTCGSCKVFFKRAVEGQHNYLCAGRNDCIIDKIRRKNCPACRLQKCLQAGMNLGARKSKKLGKLKGMHEEQPQQRQQPPPQSPEEGTTYIAPVTEPSVNTALVPHMSAISPALTPSPVKILESIEPEIVYAGYDSSKPDTAEYLLSTLNRLAGKQMIQVVKWAKILPGFRNLPLEDQITLIQYSWMCLSSFALSWRSYKHTNSQFLYFAPDLIFDEERMRQSAMFELCQGMHQISLQFVRLQLSFEEYTIMKVLLLLSTVPKDGLKSQAAFEEMRANYIKELKKMVTKCPSNSGQSWQRFYQLTKLLDSMHDLVSDLLEFCFYTFRESQALKVEFPAMLVEIISDQLPKVESGNAKPLYFHRK
- the NR3C2 gene encoding mineralocorticoid receptor isoform X2, with the translated sequence METKGYHSYPEGLDMERRWGQVSQSVEYSSIGAGEQTDDSNYMEIVNVSCAAGTFANSSAQGNGKEKPELLSCLQQDNSQPGLLRSDIKTETESKELSATVAESMGLYMDSIRDADYHYDQQNQGSPGKIYQNVEQLVKLYKENGHCSSPLHSASRPLRSLMSDSGSAVNGGAMHTIVKSPIMCQEKSPSGCSPQNMASSVCSPAGVNSMSSTTAGFGNFAMHSPMGQGTPLSRSPNVESRGSMLHSPAHVSNVGSPLSSPISSMKSPISSPPSHCSVKSPVSSPNNITMRSSVSSPANLNSRSSIASPSNANNRSTRSSPAVSTVGSSICSPVNNSIGFPPSGTPVGPSRSQDTVPSPETKDKGAQELTFPKMEEMENAISNNSQMNLVQFIKPEPDGSFGSACIGDSGSSKINSDSPFPVPVKQESAKHPCSGASFKGNQTVNPFPFTDGSYFSFMDDKDYYSLSGILGPPVSSFDGNCEGSSFPNPGLRVGIKQEPDDGSYYQENSIPSSAIVGVNSGGQSFHYRIGAQGTISLSRPVAREQTFQHLSSFPAVSTLVETWKSHSELASRRGDGYPVLEYIPENVSSSSLRSVSTGSSRPSKVCLVCGDEASGCHYGVVTCGSCKVFFKRAVEGQHNYLCAGRNDCIIDKIRRKNCPACRLQKCLQAGMNLGARKSKKLGKLKGMHEEQPQQRQQPPPQSPEEGTTYIAPVTEPSVNTALVPHMSAISPALTPSPVKILESIEPEIVYAGYDSSKPDTAEYLLSTLNRLAGKQMIQVVKWAKILPGFRNLPLEDQITLIQYSWMCLSSFALSWRSYKHTNSQFLYFAPDLIFDEERMRQSAMFELCQGMHQISLQFVRLQLSFEEYTIMKVLLLLSTVPKDGLKSQAAFEEMRANYIKELKKMVTKCPSNSGQSWQRFYQLTKLLDSMHDLVSDLLEFCFYTFRESQALKVEFPAMLVEIISDQLPKVESGNAKPLYFHRK
- the NR3C2 gene encoding mineralocorticoid receptor isoform X3 translates to METKGYHSYPEGLDMERRWGQVSQSVEYSSIGAGEQTDDSNYMEIVNVSCAAGTFANSSAQGNGKEKPELLSCLQQDNSQPGLLRSDIKTETESKELSATVAESMGLYMDSIRDADYHYDQQNQGSPGKIYQNVEQLVKLYKENGHCSSPLHSASRPLRSLMSDSGSAVNGGAMHTIVKSPIMCQEKSPSGCSPQNMASSVCSPAGVNSMSSTTAGFGNFAMHSPMGQGTPLSRSPNVESRGSMLHSPAHVSNVGSPLSSPISSMKSPISSPPSHCSVKSPVSSPNNITMRSSVSSPANLNSRSSIASPSNANNRSTRSSPAVSTVGSSICSPVNNSIGFPPSGTPVGPSRSQDTVPSPETKDKGAQELTFPKMEEMENAISNNSQMNLVQFIKPEPDGSFGSACIGDSGSSKINSDSPFPVPVKQESAKHPCSGASFKGNQTVNPFPFTDGSYFSFMDDKDYYSLSGILGPPVSSFDGNCEGSSFPNPGLRVGIKQEPDDGSYYQENSIPSSAIVGVNSGGQSFHYRIGAQGTISLSRPVAREQTFQHLSSFPAVSTLVETWKSHSELASRRGDGYPVLEYIPENVSSSSLRSVSTGSSRPSKVCLVCGDEASGCHYGVVTCGSCKVFFKRAVEGQHNYLCAGRNDCIIDKIRRKNCPACRLQKCLQAGMNLGARKSKKLGKLKGMHEEQPQQRQQPPPQSPEEGTTYIAPVTEPSVNTALVPHMSAISPALTPSPVKILESIEPEIVYAGYDSSKPDTAEYLLSTLNRLAGKQMIQVVKWAKILPGFRNLPLEDQITLIQYSWMCLSSFALSWRSYKHTNSQFLYFAPDLIFDE